The sequence below is a genomic window from Spirochaetota bacterium.
ATTAAAAATGAAAACCTATTACCAGGTGGCAGGGCAATTAACTATCTCAAAAAAGAGCTGGATGAAGAATCATTTTGCCTGGCATTTGGAATAACATATACCATGAGCTTCAAGAAAGATGCACCAGTTGAACAACAAAAAAAATTGATACCAGAAAATATTACACGATAGTACATACAAAATATATATGTTATAGTATTGTATTAGTTTCCTCACTTTTTATAATATGCGCTGTGCTCTGACAAGTGCATTATCAAAATTTTTTATTTCATCTATCAATATAACTATGGAATGACCCCATGGTTCTGAAGCAAGATAATAGTATAATGTTTTATGTATCGTATCTGTGAAAAAACTGTTTGCCCGTTTTCTCAATAATAATATCACTATCACTTTTTATGTGTGTATTGAAAGCAACCAAACCAAACTGTAACACATCTTCACCATTTTCATCGTTTGTAAAATACTTTGTTAGCGTTTCAATTATTACATTACTATATTACGTACTATAAAAGTTACAATTACGATAGTACCTGTCAAATGTTTATTTTATTATATGCCACTATTCTCTTTCAAAAACCCAATGCAAGTTTTTTGGCAACTGATGGTAATTTACGTTTGCTGCTTTGTCAGTCATATCCACCGAATTGTAGGTGTGCCAATATAATAGTATTGCATTTTTAAATTCTGGTTTGCGTATCAAATCGCACACTGCAGCAAAGGTTTTGCCCGTATAAGTTGGCTCAAGCTGAATATGTTCAGTGTGTTTCATTTTTTCGATAGCATCCAGGCAGGCACCAGTTGGATAACCATAGCCCTGGCCACAATAATCGTGAAGGATAATAGGTGTGGGAATATCTATTGGTGGAAGATTAGTAATCGTTTTCATAAGTTTGTAGGTTTTTTCCATCAGCAAGTGAACACTTTTTTCATTAGCTATAGGTATTGGACCAAGTGATCGGTCTGTAACCCGCACGCCTATAACTTTGCTTTTTACACCTGCTAGCAAAAGGCCAAGCGATAGCCCCGCCATGGTTCCAGATGATCCCAGTGCACAAACAACGTAATCCGGTTGAGGCAAGAGTCCTTGCTGTATCTGCTGTTTCAATTCAAATGCTGCATTGACAAACCCCACCGTACCCAATGGCGAAGAGCCACCTGCGTATAAAAAGTATGCATCGCGTATCAAGCGTTCCTTTGTATAAAACATAATACCGGTTGCAAGCATTGATGTATAGTACGCAAGCTCTGCTCCAAAATGCACAAACAGAAGCAAATTCTTTTTCACGTACTCTGTTACAGGCTGCCAGAAAAGAAGCAACCTGCACCCAAGACCTAAGTGCTTACAAAACACTGCGGTTGCAAGTCCATGGTTGGTACCTATGCCTCCCATAGTCACAACCTTTTTTTTGTTTAGAGCTATCGCCTCCGCTAATGTAAATTCCAGTTTTCTTACTTTATTGCCCCCATACAGTGTTGATGATACATCATCCCGCTTAACCCACAAATTGGGATGACCCATAGAAGATAGTCTTTGCACAGGTGTAGGAAAATCCCCCAACTGCACATAGGGGAGTTTTTTTAAAGCAGGGAATGCATCAAATAATGGCAACACACTCATAGCTATACCCATTCTTCTTTTTGTAGTATTGTTTCAAGATACACCCCTTGTGATGCCAGATACCGTTTCCTTACTATGTAATACACAACACCCGATAATGCAAATACTACAAACAATCCAATGTTAAAAATTGTTTTCAAGTCAACAAGTATTACAAGGCAAAAGAACACAATCAATATACATCCTACACCCACGCATATATACAGCCAGGCGCCTTTGAGTTTGAATGATGCCATAGTGTATTTATCAGGATAAAGAGAGGGAAAACGTAACGCAGCCATAAGTATTGGCAGAAATATAATAATGCCCCCTAACGCTGAATACGATGCAAATGTTTCAATTGGCATCCCTGAAAGAATACCCACAATGGATAGTACCCATATTATTGTAAGCAATATGTGTGGTGTGCCAAATGTTGCATGGATTTTGCCAAGCCAGGATGGCAGTAAGTTATCCTGTATAATAATCAGGAGTGATTTTGTGCCAACAATAAAAAGCGCATTAAGCGTTGTAGTAAGGGCAAGCACTGCCCCACCTAAAATAAAGAACATTACGCCAGCACTGCCAAAAAGCGATTTACTTATAAAGATAAGTGGTTCTGCTTCTTTGGCTGTTTGTTGCCAGGGGAAAGCACCAACTGTGGCTATAGCAACACATAGGTATACACACGTCACAATAGGGAATGTGATAAAGTATGCTTTGGGGATTGTTGTACCTGGATTTTTAATCTCGCCACCTAATTCAATGATTCCATTTGATCCTAAATAGGTAAAGGTAAGTAACGCTGTTCCTACTAAAAGGTTTGCTGTCCCCTTCTCAAAGAAATTTGCAAGGTTAGCGCTATCAAACCGAGCCATACCACTGAATGAAAAAAAGAAAAGGGCACTTAAAAGTATAATCACCATAAGTGCCTGAACTGTTGCAGCAGGTTTTATGCCAATTACATTCACAATATAAAACAATGTAACAAGAGCTATCGCACACATTTTGAGCGACAGCTCTGGATAAAATGTGCTGATGTAGTGAGCACAGGAAATGCTATACAATGGAATTTGCCCAAAGAATGTTGCCAGAACATAGATCCAAATTCCCACAAACGCAATGCCAGGGGATACCATCCTACTTGGATATTTGTAATTACCCCCAACAGTAGGAATTGCCGAACCTAACATTGCCAGAGGCATCATGCT
It includes:
- a CDS encoding pyridoxal-phosphate dependent enzyme, which gives rise to MSVLPLFDAFPALKKLPYVQLGDFPTPVQRLSSMGHPNLWVKRDDVSSTLYGGNKVRKLEFTLAEAIALNKKKVVTMGGIGTNHGLATAVFCKHLGLGCRLLLFWQPVTEYVKKNLLLFVHFGAELAYYTSMLATGIMFYTKERLIRDAYFLYAGGSSPLGTVGFVNAAFELKQQIQQGLLPQPDYVVCALGSSGTMAGLSLGLLLAGVKSKVIGVRVTDRSLGPIPIANEKSVHLLMEKTYKLMKTITNLPPIDIPTPIILHDYCGQGYGYPTGACLDAIEKMKHTEHIQLEPTYTGKTFAAVCDLIRKPEFKNAILLYWHTYNSVDMTDKAANVNYHQLPKNLHWVFERE
- a CDS encoding APC family permease, which gives rise to MSTLKRVLGLGAVTFIAIGFTIGGGVFVFTGIVLKMVGAALPLAYALAVVPVFLSMMPLAMLGSAIPTVGGNYKYPSRMVSPGIAFVGIWIYVLATFFGQIPLYSISCAHYISTFYPELSLKMCAIALVTLFYIVNVIGIKPAATVQALMVIILLSALFFFSFSGMARFDSANLANFFEKGTANLLVGTALLTFTYLGSNGIIELGGEIKNPGTTIPKAYFITFPIVTCVYLCVAIATVGAFPWQQTAKEAEPLIFISKSLFGSAGVMFFILGGAVLALTTTLNALFIVGTKSLLIIIQDNLLPSWLGKIHATFGTPHILLTIIWVLSIVGILSGMPIETFASYSALGGIIIFLPILMAALRFPSLYPDKYTMASFKLKGAWLYICVGVGCILIVFFCLVILVDLKTIFNIGLFVVFALSGVVYYIVRKRYLASQGVYLETILQKEEWV